A stretch of the Actinomyces qiguomingii genome encodes the following:
- a CDS encoding ATP-binding cassette domain-containing protein, producing MPATALAVRLTNAPAYEQPRIFTAAFTVGRRPTCDVVVSTSNVVSGEHLRVTPTPEGWVIECISRTNGMLVAGQDARRVLVTGPTRVYLANSSGPGIDFVPTQLPGSPQEPQADPGAVSAAAAPAAPAPTPTPAPTQIPPASAPAPAPTQIPPAVGNRAPASAPTGYGASAGSAASAPTGYGASAGSAASAATIAGPPGHPSPPGSAASGGTGGFPTGPRRTVAKVTITSSGTIGRAPDASLRLDDPRVSGHHARVDLTPQGIVVTDLRSTNGVFVGQQRVQSYTVTEPTTFGMGSTFVVISPDGTCEVQVATAAGELVGRDLTFSVNDGKLTLLDGISFSLPGNELLAVVGPSGAGKSTLLKALTGEQKAQQGQVLFDGLDVYEHYPVMRNKIGVVPQNDVVHSALTVRQTLEYAAELRFAKDVSKAERRARIGEVLEDLDLSEHVDKKVKQLSGGQRKRVSTAIELLTRPSLLFLDEPTSGLDPQLDRDVMELLASLAHGTRPGDTGRTVVVVTHNENHIDRADKVLILAAGGTPVYFGAPREVIGYFSQRLVEFGRAGRLVVNAPRGGFPDPVSIEGFADVYALIRNHAPELRAHLEATVPSTRRGDGRKITTTTSADERQSPQQTAARQVSTLVRRHLRIIAADSSYLLFMLALPVIIGLLTKAISGTNGFAVPDLPDPTPEEPCVRYSMQALELLVILITGAAFSGMAATIRELVGERDVYLREKAVGLRAGSYLVAKALVLALIVTVQTAAMVGIALALNKAPTDAVLLGSPGLELAACCWVVAFVSGLLGLVVSAFVSSSEQVMPVLVVTIMAQLVLAGGVIPIAGRAVFEQLAWFIPARWGYAMAASTVQMNDILPNRAEDLWEHTASQWATDLGLLCAIGLVCFLACYIGLSRRDRR from the coding sequence GTGCCCGCAACAGCCCTTGCCGTGCGTCTGACCAACGCCCCTGCCTACGAACAGCCGCGCATCTTCACGGCTGCGTTCACAGTTGGCAGACGGCCCACCTGCGACGTCGTCGTGTCCACATCCAATGTGGTCTCGGGCGAACACCTACGCGTCACTCCTACGCCCGAAGGTTGGGTGATCGAGTGCATTTCGCGTACAAACGGCATGTTGGTTGCCGGGCAGGACGCTCGCCGCGTCCTGGTTACAGGCCCAACCCGCGTGTACCTCGCCAACAGCTCGGGGCCCGGCATCGACTTCGTCCCCACGCAGTTGCCCGGCTCGCCCCAGGAACCGCAAGCGGACCCGGGGGCCGTTTCTGCCGCTGCGGCCCCGGCCGCTCCGGCCCCTACACCCACCCCCGCCCCGACGCAGATACCGCCCGCATCTGCTCCGGCCCCCGCGCCGACGCAGATACCGCCCGCCGTCGGCAATCGGGCGCCCGCATCCGCGCCGACCGGATATGGGGCTTCCGCGGGCTCTGCCGCATCCGCGCCGACCGGATACGGGGCCTCTGCGGGCTCTGCCGCATCGGCAGCCACCATTGCCGGACCGCCCGGGCATCCCAGCCCCCCAGGATCGGCCGCATCAGGTGGTACCGGTGGCTTTCCCACCGGACCACGCAGAACCGTGGCCAAGGTGACCATCACCTCATCCGGCACCATCGGCCGTGCCCCGGACGCCAGTCTGCGACTGGATGATCCGCGGGTGTCGGGTCATCATGCGCGTGTTGACCTGACCCCGCAGGGGATTGTGGTGACCGATCTGCGTTCCACCAATGGCGTGTTCGTGGGGCAGCAGCGCGTCCAGAGTTACACGGTGACCGAGCCGACCACCTTCGGCATGGGGTCGACCTTCGTGGTCATCAGCCCGGACGGCACCTGTGAGGTGCAGGTGGCCACCGCCGCCGGCGAGCTGGTTGGACGCGACCTGACCTTCTCCGTCAATGACGGCAAGCTCACCTTGTTGGACGGAATCTCCTTCTCCCTGCCCGGCAATGAGCTGCTGGCCGTGGTCGGTCCCTCGGGCGCGGGGAAGTCCACCCTGCTCAAGGCGCTGACCGGTGAGCAGAAGGCCCAGCAGGGGCAGGTCCTGTTCGACGGCCTGGACGTGTATGAGCACTACCCGGTGATGCGCAATAAGATCGGCGTGGTCCCCCAGAATGACGTGGTTCATTCCGCGCTGACCGTGCGTCAGACCCTGGAGTACGCCGCGGAGCTGCGCTTCGCCAAGGATGTGTCCAAGGCCGAGCGAAGGGCCCGGATCGGCGAGGTGCTGGAGGACCTGGACCTGTCTGAACATGTGGACAAGAAGGTCAAGCAGCTCTCCGGTGGTCAGCGCAAGCGCGTATCAACGGCCATTGAGTTGCTCACCCGCCCCTCGCTGTTGTTCCTGGATGAGCCGACCTCCGGTCTGGACCCACAGCTGGACCGGGATGTCATGGAGCTGCTGGCGTCCTTGGCGCACGGCACTCGTCCCGGAGACACGGGCCGTACTGTGGTGGTGGTCACCCACAATGAGAACCATATCGATCGGGCCGACAAGGTCCTGATCCTGGCCGCGGGCGGTACTCCCGTGTACTTCGGGGCGCCCCGTGAGGTGATCGGGTACTTCAGTCAGCGCCTGGTTGAGTTCGGGCGGGCCGGACGGTTGGTGGTTAATGCGCCCCGGGGAGGTTTCCCCGATCCGGTGTCGATTGAAGGATTCGCCGATGTCTATGCACTGATCCGCAACCACGCGCCTGAGCTGCGCGCCCACTTGGAGGCCACCGTGCCCTCCACTCGGCGCGGCGATGGCCGGAAGATCACCACTACGACGAGCGCCGATGAGCGGCAGTCCCCTCAGCAGACCGCAGCGCGACAGGTCTCCACCCTGGTGCGCCGCCATCTGCGGATCATTGCCGCCGACTCCTCCTACCTGCTGTTCATGTTGGCCCTGCCGGTGATCATCGGCCTTCTCACCAAGGCCATATCCGGCACCAATGGATTCGCCGTCCCCGATCTGCCCGATCCGACTCCAGAGGAGCCGTGCGTGCGTTACTCCATGCAGGCCCTTGAGCTGCTGGTCATCCTCATCACCGGCGCGGCCTTCTCCGGGATGGCCGCCACCATCCGTGAACTCGTCGGTGAACGTGACGTCTATCTGCGGGAGAAGGCAGTGGGGCTGCGGGCCGGCTCCTACCTGGTGGCCAAGGCGCTTGTGCTGGCGCTGATCGTCACGGTGCAGACCGCCGCCATGGTCGGTATCGCACTGGCGCTCAACAAGGCCCCCACCGACGCCGTCCTACTGGGGTCGCCGGGCCTGGAACTGGCCGCATGCTGCTGGGTGGTCGCCTTCGTCTCCGGATTGCTGGGGCTGGTAGTCTCGGCCTTCGTATCGTCCTCCGAGCAGGTCATGCCGGTTCTGGTGGTCACGATCATGGCGCAGCTGGTGCTGGCAGGCGGGGTCATCCCCATCGCCGGTCGGGCGGTGTTCGAGCAGCTCGCCTGGTTCATCCCCGCCCGTTGGGGTTACGCCATGGCCGCCTCCACGGTGCAGATGAACGACATCCTGCCCAACCGTGCCGAGGACCTGTGGGAGCACACCGCCTCACAGTGGGCCACTGACCTCGGCCTGCTGTGTGCGATCGGACTGGTCTGCTTCCTGGCCTGCTACATCGGTCTGTCTCGCCGTGACCGCCGCTGA
- the orn gene encoding oligoribonuclease: MTTADPLVWIDCEMTGLNLQADALIEVAVIVTDYELKPLGKGIDVLIKPPAAALEQMGDYVREMHTGSGLLEELKDGLTLQEAGRTVLDYVKSLVPEAGTAQLAGNSVGTDKAFLVRDMPELIDYLHYRIVDVSSLKELAKRWFPRTFFHAPEKRGGHRALADILESIDELRYYREVLFPAGEGPSSEECQAVADRVIAHPTAELL, translated from the coding sequence ATAACTACCGCCGATCCCCTGGTTTGGATCGACTGCGAGATGACGGGCCTGAACCTTCAGGCGGACGCGCTGATCGAGGTGGCAGTGATCGTCACCGACTACGAGCTCAAGCCGCTGGGCAAGGGCATCGACGTGCTGATCAAGCCCCCGGCGGCCGCCTTGGAGCAGATGGGCGACTACGTGCGCGAGATGCACACCGGCTCCGGCCTGCTGGAGGAGTTGAAGGACGGCCTGACGCTTCAGGAGGCTGGCCGTACCGTCCTGGATTATGTGAAGTCCCTGGTGCCGGAGGCGGGCACCGCGCAGCTGGCCGGCAACTCCGTCGGCACCGACAAGGCCTTCCTGGTCCGCGACATGCCCGAGCTCATCGACTACCTGCACTACCGGATCGTGGATGTCTCATCCCTCAAGGAGCTGGCCAAGCGCTGGTTCCCGCGCACCTTCTTCCACGCCCCGGAGAAGCGCGGCGGTCACCGCGCGTTGGCAGACATCCTGGAGTCGATAGACGAGCTGCGCTACTACCGCGAGGTGCTGTTCCCCGCGGGCGAGGGCCCGTCGAGCGAGGAGTGCCAGGCCGTCGCCGACCGAGTCATCGCGCACCCGACAGCTGAGCTGCTCTGA